The sequence below is a genomic window from Desulfobulbus oligotrophicus.
TCCGGCGGATTCGGCGGTGTCCCGTACAGCCCGTTTTTCCACCTGAGTGATGCCGGAGGGCACGGAGATGATGATCCGGGGGTGCACCAGAGTTCGTCGATTATGGGCCTTGTTGATGAAGTACCGCAGCATGGCTTCGGTCACTTCAAAATCAGCGATAACTCCCTCTTTCATCGGGCGGATGGCAACAATGTTTCCCGGGGTGCGGCCGAGCATCTGCTTGGCTTCCATGCCCACCGCCAGTACCCGGTTACCCCGAGCGTCTTTACGTACAGCCACCACCGATGGCTCACGGAGTACTATACCTTTTCCTTTGACATACAGTACAGTGTTTGCGGTTCCAAGATCGATGGCCAGATCATTGGAGAGCCAACCAAAAAGAAAGTTAAGCGGAGAAAACATTCCGGTAGCACCTATAGATAAGGAGTAGTGGCGGTACCTGCCTTCACAAGAACGATGTGGGAAAATCCGGGGCCGCCATAATGGTCGTCATGGATAAATAAACGGTGTACATTACCAGCTGAACCCCTGCTTGGCAATTGATATGGTGCATGTTTGAAAAAGAATTGAGAAAAACTTGACAGCTTCTGATGAAGCATGGTACATGGTTGAAACCTTGACGTAAGGGGCTATAGCTCAGCTGGGAGAGCGCTTGAATGGCATTCAAGAGGTCACCGGTTCGATCCCGGTTAGCTCCACCATCAGACTTTACAAACCCGCCTTTCTTGAACAGGAAGGCGGGTTTTTTTATTGGCCGTTGATAGCCGTCGTGATACGCCATCATCAGAAATTACCAACAGATCCCTCGCTGTCTTCTCAGCCGTCTTGGCGCAGAAGCTCAGCCGAGCCGTCTATTTCATGCTCAAGAACCGGCAGGGGTTCAGTCTACAGAAATTCCTGATCGTATGATCGAGGGGACGGGCGAGCCTGGCTCTGACTCCGGCATGCAATGGTACGACCAAGTCGTTTTGAATGGAACGGCACGAGGGTATGTGATTGTTTCTGGGATGCAGCAACACAATCCTTGCTGCAACTACCCGGCCTTCTAAGGGTTGGGCCTCGGCGTCATTGTGCGGCCTTTGCGCGAGACAGGATGCTTTCAACAAGTGGGCGAGGAAATACTTGTTGAACTGTCGTAGGATCAGCACGGATTTCCTGAGCGGCTAAGAAATTGGTTACCTCAAAGCGAACTTGATCAATAGCAGCCACTCGTACTGCGCCCTCGCTTACAAGGCCACCGAAGGAGTTGCGAACTTTCACCCAAATATAATACTTGGGATAGGAAATGCCGGTTTGGGTAGGCCTTTGGCGAAGAAGTTCATAGTCGACGCGTGGTGCCTGAAAATATGATTGAAGGTCACGGACTAACAGGCTGGAAAACTGACCTGAAGTGGGGACGTTTGCCTCTATGTGCGAACTCGCAATTGGATCTCCGCATGCCGAGCTGCAGAAAGCAATAAAACAAGCCGCGAGAAATATCATGAAGTGTCGGAGCATAGTATCGCTGTCTTTTAAGAGGCCCAACGTTCCGGTTCAGGCGCGCGCGGCTTTATGCGCGTCGCCTGCAACCGGTTGTTAGAGCGCGGATAAGCAGAACCTACCATGCAGCGCGCTCTGGAGCAGGTAGATCATGCTCGTGACATAGCGAACGCGCTGCCTCAAGAAAAGCCGCTGGTGCGCTTGGGTGCACGAAGACAAGATCAACAGTTGTGGAAAGCTGGATGGGTGGCGCGAACACTCGGAAGTCCGGATTGTTCTCGGCTTCAAAGTGATTATTTCGAAAGTGCTGCTGGTCTAATCCTTCGACGATAGGATAGTCGTCCGTGAAAAACTCTTAATATTCTGAAATATATAGATAAATGATGAAAAGTATAGCACTGTAAATTGCAGGATATTGCACTTTTCCCCTTCAATTTCTGGTGATTTTCGATGCAGCCGAAGAAGCAGATTTCCAGCCCCCAGTTGGACATGTTCCGTAACCGTCTGGAGAGTATTCTCAACCATCGTCATGAGTTGTACCAGCTAAGCAGACTGATTGACTGGGGAGTGTTTGAAAGCGAGTTTGGCAAGCTGTACTCTGAGGAAGGCCGGCCGGGGCTCCCGATTCGTTTGCTCGTAGGCCTGACCTACCTGAGTCATGCGTTCAACACGTCGGACGAAGAGACAGTACGGCGGTGGGTGGAGAACCCGTACCATCAATATTTCTGCGGGGAAGAGTACTTTTGTCATGCGTTACCGATCGATCCGTCTTCGTTGAGTCGCTGGCGGAAGAGGATAGGTGAGCAGGGATCGGAATTGATCCTGAAGCTGACTGTGCAGGCGGGCTTGGCGAGTGGAGCGGTTGCACCGACGAGTTTGGCGCGGGTCATTGTTGATACGACTGTTCAGGAAAAGGCCATTGCGTTTCCGACCGATTCACGATTGTACAACCGCAGTCGGGAACGACTGATCAAGTTGGCTGCGGTTTGGGGCATTCGTCTTCGGCAGAGTTACTCCCGTCTTGGACGTCAGGCCTTGTTGAAGGCCGGCCGGTATTTTCACGCCCGCCAAACCCGAAGAGCCCGTCGGGAGGTAAAACGGCTGAAGACCTATCTGGGCAGGGTGTATCGGGACATTGTGCGCAAGATCGAAGGGCAGCAGGCGCTTGGCCCTGTTTTTCATCCGGAGCTTATGCTGGCGGGGCGGTTGTTGACGCAGCAGAAACAGGACAAGAACAAGCTCTACAGCCTGCATGCACCGGAAGTCGAATGCATTGCCAAGGGCAAGGCACACAAGAAGTACGAGTTCGGGGTCAAGGTGAGCGTGGCCACCGCCAATCGAGACAACTTCGTGGTGGGCATGTTGGCTGAACCTGGCAATCCCTATGATGGCCACACCCTGGGCAGGGCCATTGAGCAGGTGCAGCGGATCACGGGTTGTTTGGTTGAGCGCAGCTTTGTTGACCGGGGTTACCGTGGTCACAACCTCAAAGACCCGCAGGTCTTGATCTCCGGTCGCAGACAGGGGATGACGCCGCAAATGAAAAAAGAACTGAAGAGGCGCAGCGCTGTTGAGCCGGTGATCGGTCACATGAAGACGGACGGCAAGCTTGGACGCAATTACCTGCTGGGTACGTTGGGTGACACCATCAATGCCCTGCTTTGCGGCGCAGGGCACAATATCCGCCTGATCCTCAAGAAGTTGAGGGAAAGGTTGTTTCTTCTTTTTACCGGATTGCTTTTGGTCCTCTGGTGCCGCTTCGATGGGCAAAAAAAGGGTGCCGGAGCGATCGTCCCGGCAATATGAAAAAAGGCTTTTTCAAGGACGACTAGGATACATTGCGACCGCGCGAACTTCGCTTTCGTGTTCGAAGATCTTGTTCTTATGCGTAATGTACTCGAGCATGTTGAGTGTAGGCAGCCGCTCGGTCGTGTAGTCGATGTATCGGACGACTCCGATATCTACGTACGCCGGGAGTGCCGCCCGTAGCTTCGACACGGTCGTCCGTACCGCCACCGACTCTGAGTTGTCCGCGTAAAGGGTCCACATTTCAGGATTGAGGGCATCATTGAGATGCCAGCAGCTCACGTAGTAGCGTGTCCGGAATGCGGCGGCAACCCGAGATATGAGCTGTCGGTTGTGCTCGATCGTGCGTCTTTGCTCCTCTGATGCGGCGCCGTCCACTAGCGCCTGCCAGTAGTTTGAGCCCCCCACCGGCTGCGTACCTTCCAGAGGATCGCCGAGGTGCGCGGCGTTTGGCATGAAAAGGCGACCTTCTTTCACCATCCATTCAAACTTGTGCCGAGTCAGGAATCGCCAAATCGGAGCATGAGGGTTGGCAGGTTGCGGAAATGCGGGATGGTGAACTTGCTCGACCATGAGGAGGTGCCAGCACTCCGCGCTCTAACAAGGTATTAGCTGGACGGAATCGTCCAGCTAATACATTCAATAGTATTGCTAATGATAATAGCACAAAAACATGTCAAATCTATTATATTTCACAATGAAATGATGCTTAAAAATCCAATGGGCTTTTTGCCTCTTTTGCCGTCTTGCCTGGTATGCAGTGGGTATACATCATCGTTGTTCTCACATCGGTGTGGGCCGGCATCGTTTGGATTGTCCGTATGTCGTAGTCAGCTTGTAAAAGATGGGTCGCGAAACTGTGGCGAAAAGTGTGCGATTTAACGCAGTTAACGAGTTTTGCCATCCATACGGCTCTTTTCAACGCGCCCTGAACGTGCGATTCATGCAGGTGATATCGTCTCCATTCTTTTGTTCCTGGAATCGGGGTCAGTTCCTTTTGCGGCAGCAACCATTGCCGGATGAAATATTTTACAGCGGCCGGATACTTCTTTTCGAGTGAACCGACAAGAAATACTCCGGCATAGCCTGTTGCCCATGACTCCCACGGTCTGGATGGGCAAAAGCACGGCAAAGGACTGCCACACTTTGCGGTACCAGCCGCTGTCCTCCATCTCTTCCAGGACAAGGGTATCCTCAACCGGGCAAGAGAATGTCGGCTTCGTTAATGGTAACCAGAGCCTCTTCCTGATACAGCTGGTTTAAGAACTGTTTGTGCTGTTGCCAATCGATACGACCGTCTCGTTCCAGGGCTGCCTGGTATGTTGCTATAGAGGTGGGCTGCTCAAGCAGACGGAGTGTGGCTCGGTAAAAGCTGTGGGGTATGGTGATGATGCCGCTGCCGGTGAACAGACAGACCGTGCGTTGGTAGGGGATCGGCTGTTGTTCGCTGGAGCTCAACTGTTGCAGCAGGGGGAGGAGGTCAAGATAATCCTGCTCGTGTATACTCATGCGACTGCGGTCGAGCTGCACCTTATCGGCATCACAGAGCGCGGGGCGGGTACTGGTTTCCGGTTCAGGTGCCAGGGTGAGTTTGTTGACACTAAACCGGATGAGATCTGGCAAAAAGGGTGGTCGGCGCAGTGAACTGCTGCCAAGTTCTTTGCCCAGTTCCTGGATAATGGAGACCAGTGGTGGTGCCGCGAAAAAAGTGGTTGCTTGCTCGTCTGCCAGATAGGGTTTGAGGACTGTTGACAGGATCTGCAGCCATTGGGTCTCCATAGAGGCCAGTAGAATATGGAATAACTCATGGCAGTACTTTTCGATCAGTTCAAGAACCAGCAGGAGGGCCTCGTGTTGGACCAGAAAATCCTCTTCTGCCTGTGGGACCAGTAAGCAGAGGTTATCGACTGGGAAACGATAACGAATTCCCCTGTCAACCTGCTCTTTTAATAAAAGAAATTGAGAAAAATCACGCGGATTTTTCTGGTGCTCCTCCCAGTACCGACTGGCTATGTCACTGGAGAGATGATCGTAGCGCACATGCACCGGAAGCCCCTCACGTATCATTCGATGTTTAAAGAGGAGGATAGCTTTGATCTCCTCTTCCAGGTCGCGGGTGGACAGGGTTGGATGATAGCGGCTGAAGAAGATCTCTATCCGGACCTTACCGTTAAAAAACTCGGCCACAGTGTGCAGGTTATCTTCCATGGCTGCAAGTTCATAAGTATATCCCCGCTTGATTCTCTCCCGGTGCGTATTCACGGTCACCTCTGGAGAAAATTCGAATATCGGTCGCGTGTTTTCCCAGTGAAAGGCGTACTGATACAGCTTAAGAAACTCCTCATCAAGAAGATGCCAGGCCCCATAGTTGAGGGTAAAGTGGCCGCGCAGATCCGGATCATCACCAATGGCCTGAAACAAGGTTTTGATCATGACAGGGTCGTTTTCGTAGCAGAGATAAAGCACCGTGGTCCACTGTTTGAGCTGATGCAGGTCGGCAAGGGTTGAGGGGAGAGCCCGTACAATGGGGAGGGGGCGACCGGAATGAAGTCGGAAGGCATGACGGCTGCCGCCGCAGTAGGCACAGTCAAAAATACAGCCGCGGCCAAGCAGGAGGGGGAAGCCGAGCTTGCTGTTGATTTTATCGATATAGATATCAGCGTCGAGCAGATGTGAACAGTCGGTAAAGGTCAGCTGATCAAACAACTTTTGGTCGATTAACCACGTGCTATCGTTGCGTCGTACTGTCCCTTCCGTATCTCTCCAGACCAGATTGGCAATTGATTGCCTGGCGTGGCCTTGAACAAGTTGCAACACCGGTTCTTCCGGATCGCCGGTCACGACACAGTCAAGCGCCGGGACACTGCGCAGAAGATCGTCAGCAAAATAAGAGGCTGTGAACCCGCCTGCAAAGGTCAAAACCGTGTTGCTCCAGTTCCGGACCAGCTGCAGGGCTTCCAGCAGGCCATGGGCTGTTTCCTGCCAGTGACAGGCCAGCCCGACATGGGTGGGTTGCAGTGTGGTGAGCACCCTGGTGAGTTGTTTGTGCAAGGTATCCTGAGAGTAGAGTGCCGGATTAAACAAACGGGTTTCGACTCCCTGTCTGCTGAGAAGGTCGCAGAGACCGAAGCATCCCATGGGGATGTAGAAGAAATAGGGGCTGGCACAGTTGATGAGCAGAAGGCGTGGTGACATTGGCAGGCAGTATTTACTGTTTGTTGGTTTGTGAGAAAAAATGCCGTGGTGCCTGCTGCACCATCCGATCTTCAGCAATCTCAGTGAACTGGTTGAGCAGCATGTTCACAAGCAGTGCGGCGGTTTCATCAATTTTTTCGATTTGATCTTTGCGTACAGTCTGGAAAAACTGATCGCAGATACCCAGCTGCTCCCGGCTCCAGTGGCTGGTGAAACCTTCTTTCCCCCCTTCCGGTTGTAACAGCGCCGGGTCTTGCCTGTAATCCCGGCGGCCATGGGCCCAGTTGATAACATGCTGATAGAAAAGCAGGCTTCGGTCAAGGAGGATATAAAGCAGTTGAATGTTGTTGACCGGCCCCACCTGCAGCTGTTCACTATCCAGCTTCATCCCCAGGAGCCGTGAGCCGCTGAGCAGCTCCTTGCCTTTCAAGGCGGTGGCACCGGCACCGATCAGACCTCCGACTGCTGAGAATATCCCAAAGGAGGTACCGATGGTGGCGGCATCAATGCCGACTCCGGCCGCTGCACCGAGTAAGGCCCCGGCCAGAATAAGCTGACGATCGGTCAGGCCGAGAAATTTCCAGGTGCGTTGACTGAACAGATCTTCTTCCAGGATGGACTGGGGGGGCAGGTCGAGATGAAAGATGTTGTGTTTGAAGAGTTTTCGGATTGCCTGTTGGGTCCTGCGTTCCTGATCAGTAACATAGGTGAGGTATTGCTGATGAAGTTCCGTGCGCAGGGATTCCTGCCGGCCCTTTGGACAGGGCTTTACCCGTTGATACGAGAGCACGTCTTGCAGAAATGCGACAACAAGGGCCGCAGTACGCTGATTGCGTGCTTTCCAGTCCTCCTTAAAGGCCTTGATCACGAATCGGAGGGTTGGTTCCAGTTGCTGATCAATGCTTTTCAGGCTCTCCAGCAGCTCAATCCGTTGCCGATAGGTGGCCCGGTGGGCATTAAATATCCGAACCGCATTGAAATGTTGCCGAAAGGTGGCAAGCCATTTTTCCTGGTAAGCACTTTCTTCTTCTTTGCAGTTGAGCACTGCCATACGGGGGGCACCACTGAGACGAAGGATTTCCATCTCCACCTGGTCCACATTTCTCAGCGGTCGCGAACCGTCAGCCACAAAGATAACCCCTGCTCCCGCCGCCACCGGCCTGAGCAGTTCGCAGTCGTCGGCAAAGAGCGGGTTGTCCTGATGGGCGTGAATGAATGCGGGCAATAACTCCTCAGGTCCTTCATGGTTCTGTAACCAGCGGAGGGTCTGACGTGGATTCTGAAAACCCGGGGTATCAATGAAACGAATAATAGTCCGGCCGTCGATGCGCACAGGGAACGTCCGGCAGACAGCCGTTTCACCGGGAACAGGGCTGACCCGCACCGAGTCATCTTCAGCAAGCGTTGAAAGAACAGAGGACTTCCCTTCGTTGGGATGACCGATGATGGCGAATTCGGGTATCTGTGACATCATGACTGTATCAGGGGGCGTACTTCGAGAAAGGCGTCTCCCACGACCTGCATCTTCTTGGTCCAGATCTGCAGGTGTTGCAGATCAACCGGTGTCAGCATGGTTGCCGGTGTCGGCCGACCAATCAGGAGCAGGATGATGGGTTTATGGCGGCCGATCAGCAGTCGCAGGTTGCGCAGCATCTGTTCTGTCTCTTTAAGTGGCGGCTGCCAGGCTTCCTGAAGGATGAAGATACCGGCTGTCATCTCGCCGATGTTCTGAGCATCCAGTTCGTTGTCGCGCGCTGTTTGCAGCGTTTCCAGGCCGTCGTAACGAATCCAGCCAAAACTGACATGGGGTTCTATTTTTCGCAGATATTCACGTAAAAGGTTTTTTGGGCAGTCGTCGAAAAGCTCATCCGGGATGAACACATACCACTGTTCGCCAATGGAATCCAGGCTCGATTCCATTGGTCTGTCTGCCGGAGTTGCCGGTACAGACAAGGAAGCCGCTGCTTTCTGCGATTTTCGGGAAGACGTCTTTTCCAGCATGCCACTGGTGTCAACCTGTGCAGTGGTCATACGCAGCAGAAGCCTGCGGGTCTTCAGATCGTTGCCGTAAAGTCGCTCCACAGCTTTTTGCTGGTAGATCAGACCTGCAACAAGTAAGACGCATCGGGGCAGTAATCCATAGACCAGCACGGCACAGACCAGAAAAGGCCACCAGGAGATGAGATCAGTGGTGGCAAGATGCGCAATGCCATCCTTCAGTATTATCCGGCTGCCCTGAATATGCTCAAGACCCGGCACAGCCGCGGGAAGAAACCACGACCAGGGCAGGGCCGTCCATTGGACAAGGGCAGCTATTGTCTCAGCGGAAAGTTGCAGGCTTGACTGCCAGGCAAAGGCGATATCAGAAAAAGTTACCTTGGCCAGGGTGGCAATGATCACCCCGATGTTAAAGCCGATACCACCCAGTTGCAGAAAGATGAAACCCGGCCGGATAAACAGTGCTGCCAGCTCCTTACGTTGATACATCCCGCTGGTAAACGAGGCCATTTCAAGGCGCTGTCGACCTGTCAGCAGGGGGTGCATCTTTTTGTACAGCCAGTTCAAAGCGCGTATGAACAGGCGGTTTATCAGTCGATAGGTTATGGAGGATGTCAATGAGCGTTGGCAGAGACCACGGTAGATGAAGAGTGCACCCTGTGCCCCGAGCAGTGCGAGCTGGAGGAGCACAAAGAGACCGAAGTACAGGGAAATATTTAAAGGTGCAGTGCCTGAGTAGAGGAGAAGAGAGCCGGCTGCACTCAGACCGGTGAACAGGCCCAGCAACAGGATCAGCCAGCTGCAGAAAAAGGAGAACTCCCGCCAGATTGCACCGGGCAAGGGCGTGTCTTCGTGTTCACCGGCATGTTGATACTGGTGCCGACGGCTGCTTACCCACTCCCGGACCAGCAGGGAGTTTGAGTGTTCTGTCGTGTGTTCGGATCGCCGGGGTTTAATTGCGGTGAGATAGATTGTTCTGTCGCGTTTGTTGAGAGCCGCTGCTCCTTCGCGTTTTTCTATCTCCTCATCGATCTTGAAAAAGTAGTGGAGGTCAATCAGATCAGCGATGTTCCAGCGTTTGGCCACGATCAGTCCTCAGATAAACAACTGCAGTGTCTTTATCGGTATCACGGCACTGCAGGGGGTGGGGCCGCCCGACAGGGAAGACCCCGGGTTGGCGCTCTGATTTTTTTCTTGTCCTCAATGTTGTTTTTCTCCTTCGAGAAAACAGGTGAGCTGGAAACCCTTGCCCTTCATATTGACTTCAGCTGAACAGGAAAAACAAAAATCGCGGTTCAAGCGGGAGCGAACCGCGTGGGAGGCGTTGATACGCATGGGCTCGGAGAGTGTCTGCAAACGGGCGGCAGTGTTGACCGTATCACCAAAGATATCGTAGAGATACTTCTTGGTCCCGACAATTCCGCCGATCACCGGTCCGGTGTGAATGCCGATCCGTACCTCCCACCTGTGGTTGGCTGTTTCGTTTCGCCTGGTTAAGTAGGCGATCATCTCCAGGGCTGCAGTTGCAGCATGCTGGGCGTGGTATTGGTTGGGTTCGGGAAGACCGGCAACATAGAGGTAGGCGTCCCCGATGGTTTTCATCCGTTCACAGAGATTGGCCTCGGTAATCTGATCAAAGGCGGTAAAAAGATCGTTGAGTTCACTGATCAGGGTTTCCGGGGGGAGAAGAGTGGCCGCCGAGGTGAACCCGACAATATCCACAAAGCAGACGGTTACCTCGGCATAGTGCTGGGGTGTGCATGAACCTTTTTCCATCAGTTCCGCCGCCACCTGAGCAGGCAGTACGTTGAGGAGCAAGGCTTCGGATTTTTGCTTTTCCAGTTCCAGTTGCCGGTTTTTTTCGGTCAGTTGTCGCTGCAGGCGACAGATTTTAAGATGGGTGCTGATTCGTGCCAGAACTTCCGATGGCTGAAACGGCTTGGTAATGTAGTCAACGCCACCGGCGGCAAATCCGTTGACCTTGTCACTGGTATTGTCCAGGGAAGAGATGAAGATGATCGGAATCTCAGAGGTTGCAGGATGTTTTTTCAATAAGCGGCACAGTTCAAGTCCATCCATCTCCGGCATAAGGATATCAAGAAGCAGGAGATCCGGCCGCTTTTGGGCAATCTCCGCCAGAGCCTCCTTTCCACCGCCAACCAGTCCGACCTCATAGCCTGCCTTTGAAAGGAGGTTGTACAGGATCTTCCGGTTGATCAGCGAGTCGTCAACAACCAGGATTGAGGCTGGTCTGTCAGGCATTTCACCCCCGGAGGTCTAGAGTGCCGGGTCGGCGTGATCGTTGGTGGAGCGCCATATCGATGAGAACAAGCGCCGCCATGGATTCGACGATGGGTACGGCCCGGGGTACCACGCAGGGGTCATGTCGTCCCTTGGCTGCAAGGGTTACTGTCTTGCCGTCAAAATCGACAGTTTCCTGAGCTATGCCGATGGTCGCCACTGGTTTGAAGGCCACCCGGAAGATGATGGGCTCACCGTTACTGATCCCGCCCTGGACACCGCCGCTGTAATTGGTGCGGGTGCCCAGCGTTGTACCTTTCTGAATAAAAGGATCGTTATGCTGACTGCCGGACAGGCGGGTACCGGCAAATCCGGAGCCGATATCAAAGCCCTTGGTGGCCGGCAGGGAAAGCATGGCCTGGGCCAGACGCGCCTCCAGTTTGTCAAAGACCGGTTCCCCTAAGCCGACGGGTACATTGCGGCAGACACAGGTCACCACCCCACCGGTGGAATCCTTGGCATCCAGCACCTCTCTGATGCGGGCGGTCATACGGGCGGCTGTGGCCGGGTCCGGGCAGCGGATCGTCTGGCTGTCGACCTCGGTCCGGCTGATCTGTTCGATGTCCGCAGGCGGAGCTTCAATATCACCCACCGCACTGACCCAGGCCACGATCTCGGTGGCATAGGTCTCGCGCAGCCATTTCTCAGCAATGGCACCGGCTGCAACCCGACCGATGGTCTCCCTGGCGCTGGAGCGGCCGCCGCCGCTGGAGGCGCGGATACCGTATTTCATCTGGTAGGTGAAATCAGCGTGGGAGGGGCGGGGGATATTGCTCATCTCACCATAGTCCTGTGGCCGCTGGTCCCTGTTATGTACCAGAAGCATGATCGGGGTGCCCAGGGTGCGACCGAACTCGGTTCCGGAATAGATCGTGACCTGGTCCGCCTCCTGGCGGGGGGTTGAGAGGTCGGACTGGCCGGGACGTCTGCGGGAGAGTTGCGGCTGGATGTCGGCCTCGGTAAGCTCCAGTCCGGGCGGACAGCCGTCAACAACAGCACCGACACCCTTGCAGTGCGATTCGCCAAAGGTGGTGACTTTATACAGGGTTCCCAGACTGCTGGACATATGGCCTCCGGACTGTGGTCAATGGCGTTGCGTCGTACAACGTGTGTGAGCGTTGAGCATGGCGCGGCTTCTGTTCTTTTACAGCAGAGGATTGTACCTTGTTTCGTTGCTCAACCAAAGATTGAATCGTTATAATCGTCATTTTATGACGGCAACAGCTGCCGAACAGATGAGGATAGTGACACGTGGCGACACGCTGGGCCCAACAAAGGGTCGGGTCAGGCTCCCCCATCATATAAAAAAAGACTTTTGCCGGGTTTGTCCCGGGCCGGTTGTTTATTGCAGGGTTGTTTTACAGAGGTCAATTACGGACCTAAAAGTTTGTCCATGTACCAGTCCGCCGCCTTATCCAGTCCTGATTGGATTGAAAATTCAGGGGTGTAGCCGAGCAGTCGCCGCGCCTTGCCGATATCAGCCAGGGAATGACGGACATCTCCGGCCCGGAAATCACGATAGACCGGCTCGGCCGTTGCAACGGACGGTGCCCGGTTCGCCACACGCTCTCTGATCAGGAGGAAGAGTTCGTTGAGTGTGGTGCGTTCACCAAAGG
It includes:
- a CDS encoding tyrosine-type recombinase/integrase, with protein sequence MPCFCPSRPWESWATGYAGVFLVGSLEKKYPAAVKYFIRQWLLPQKELTPIPGTKEWRRYHLHESHVQGALKRAVWMAKLVNCVKSHTFRHSFATHLLQADYDIRTIQTMPAHTDVRTTMMYTHCIPGKTAKEAKSPLDF
- a CDS encoding GTPase/DUF3482 domain-containing protein, with protein sequence MMSQIPEFAIIGHPNEGKSSVLSTLAEDDSVRVSPVPGETAVCRTFPVRIDGRTIIRFIDTPGFQNPRQTLRWLQNHEGPEELLPAFIHAHQDNPLFADDCELLRPVAAGAGVIFVADGSRPLRNVDQVEMEILRLSGAPRMAVLNCKEEESAYQEKWLATFRQHFNAVRIFNAHRATYRQRIELLESLKSIDQQLEPTLRFVIKAFKEDWKARNQRTAALVVAFLQDVLSYQRVKPCPKGRQESLRTELHQQYLTYVTDQERRTQQAIRKLFKHNIFHLDLPPQSILEEDLFSQRTWKFLGLTDRQLILAGALLGAAAGVGIDAATIGTSFGIFSAVGGLIGAGATALKGKELLSGSRLLGMKLDSEQLQVGPVNNIQLLYILLDRSLLFYQHVINWAHGRRDYRQDPALLQPEGGKEGFTSHWSREQLGICDQFFQTVRKDQIEKIDETAALLVNMLLNQFTEIAEDRMVQQAPRHFFSQTNKQ
- a CDS encoding DUF2868 domain-containing protein, whose amino-acid sequence is MAKRWNIADLIDLHYFFKIDEEIEKREGAAALNKRDRTIYLTAIKPRRSEHTTEHSNSLLVREWVSSRRHQYQHAGEHEDTPLPGAIWREFSFFCSWLILLLGLFTGLSAAGSLLLYSGTAPLNISLYFGLFVLLQLALLGAQGALFIYRGLCQRSLTSSITYRLINRLFIRALNWLYKKMHPLLTGRQRLEMASFTSGMYQRKELAALFIRPGFIFLQLGGIGFNIGVIIATLAKVTFSDIAFAWQSSLQLSAETIAALVQWTALPWSWFLPAAVPGLEHIQGSRIILKDGIAHLATTDLISWWPFLVCAVLVYGLLPRCVLLVAGLIYQQKAVERLYGNDLKTRRLLLRMTTAQVDTSGMLEKTSSRKSQKAAASLSVPATPADRPMESSLDSIGEQWYVFIPDELFDDCPKNLLREYLRKIEPHVSFGWIRYDGLETLQTARDNELDAQNIGEMTAGIFILQEAWQPPLKETEQMLRNLRLLIGRHKPIILLLIGRPTPATMLTPVDLQHLQIWTKKMQVVGDAFLEVRPLIQS
- a CDS encoding DUF2971 domain-containing protein, yielding MVEQVHHPAFPQPANPHAPIWRFLTRHKFEWMVKEGRLFMPNAAHLGDPLEGTQPVGGSNYWQALVDGAASEEQRRTIEHNRQLISRVAAAFRTRYYVSCWHLNDALNPEMWTLYADNSESVAVRTTVSKLRAALPAYVDIGVVRYIDYTTERLPTLNMLEYITHKNKIFEHESEVRAVAMYPSRP
- a CDS encoding IS5 family transposase produces the protein MQPKKQISSPQLDMFRNRLESILNHRHELYQLSRLIDWGVFESEFGKLYSEEGRPGLPIRLLVGLTYLSHAFNTSDEETVRRWVENPYHQYFCGEEYFCHALPIDPSSLSRWRKRIGEQGSELILKLTVQAGLASGAVAPTSLARVIVDTTVQEKAIAFPTDSRLYNRSRERLIKLAAVWGIRLRQSYSRLGRQALLKAGRYFHARQTRRARREVKRLKTYLGRVYRDIVRKIEGQQALGPVFHPELMLAGRLLTQQKQDKNKLYSLHAPEVECIAKGKAHKKYEFGVKVSVATANRDNFVVGMLAEPGNPYDGHTLGRAIEQVQRITGCLVERSFVDRGYRGHNLKDPQVLISGRRQGMTPQMKKELKRRSAVEPVIGHMKTDGKLGRNYLLGTLGDTINALLCGAGHNIRLILKKLRERLFLLFTGLLLVLWCRFDGQKKGAGAIVPAI
- the aroC gene encoding chorismate synthase, producing the protein MSSSLGTLYKVTTFGESHCKGVGAVVDGCPPGLELTEADIQPQLSRRRPGQSDLSTPRQEADQVTIYSGTEFGRTLGTPIMLLVHNRDQRPQDYGEMSNIPRPSHADFTYQMKYGIRASSGGGRSSARETIGRVAAGAIAEKWLRETYATEIVAWVSAVGDIEAPPADIEQISRTEVDSQTIRCPDPATAARMTARIREVLDAKDSTGGVVTCVCRNVPVGLGEPVFDKLEARLAQAMLSLPATKGFDIGSGFAGTRLSGSQHNDPFIQKGTTLGTRTNYSGGVQGGISNGEPIIFRVAFKPVATIGIAQETVDFDGKTVTLAAKGRHDPCVVPRAVPIVESMAALVLIDMALHQRSRRPGTLDLRG
- a CDS encoding adenylate/guanylate cyclase domain-containing protein, which encodes MPDRPASILVVDDSLINRKILYNLLSKAGYEVGLVGGGKEALAEIAQKRPDLLLLDILMPEMDGLELCRLLKKHPATSEIPIIFISSLDNTSDKVNGFAAGGVDYITKPFQPSEVLARISTHLKICRLQRQLTEKNRQLELEKQKSEALLLNVLPAQVAAELMEKGSCTPQHYAEVTVCFVDIVGFTSAATLLPPETLISELNDLFTAFDQITEANLCERMKTIGDAYLYVAGLPEPNQYHAQHAATAALEMIAYLTRRNETANHRWEVRIGIHTGPVIGGIVGTKKYLYDIFGDTVNTAARLQTLSEPMRINASHAVRSRLNRDFCFSCSAEVNMKGKGFQLTCFLEGEKQH